The Melioribacteraceae bacterium 4301-Me genome contains the following window.
TTTGCTAACTATGGATTTAATAAAAGTCATGCAGTAGCTTACAGCATTGTAGCTTACCAGACAGCTTACTTAAAAGCTCATTTCCTGGAAGAATTTATGGCTGCGAACTTAACTAACGAGTTCAGCGATGTAGATAAAATTACTAAACTTTTAGACGATTGTCGTAAACTGCGGGTAAAAGTTTTGCCACCGGATATTAATAATCCCTCTGTAAAGTTCGATGTAAAAGATAAAAATATAATTTTTGGAATGTCTGCAATAAAAAACGTGGGCGTAGCTGCGGTAGAAGAAATTGTAAAAGCAAAAAAGAAAAAGAAAGGCGACTTTACTTCAATTTTTGATTTTTGTGCACATGTGGATACAAGAATAGTTAATAAGAGAGCTTTGGAAGGTTTGGTTGTTGCTGGTGCTTTTGATTCGCTTAAAGGAACGAGAGCTCAACTTTTTACAGCAATAGAACAAGCATTAGATTTTGGTAGCAAACTGCAATCTGCCAAAGCTTCACATGCAGAAAGTTTATTTGGAGATGCTGAAGAAGAAATTCATTTTCAAGAGCCCTCTCTTCCTAATGTGCCTGAATGGGAATCTAAAGAAACTATGGCAAAAGAACGTGAAGTGCTCGGTGTTTATTTGACAGACCACCCACTTTCTAAATTTGAATTAGAATATAATTCTTTTGCTAATATTCACCTTGGCGATTCGTTAACTTATAATTTTAATGAAACTGTAAGAGCCTGCGGCGTTATAACTCAATTCCGTACTAAAATTGATAAATCTGGTAAAAAAATGGCTTTCTTTAAATTAGATGACCTATCCGGCTCATGCGAATGTTTAATGTTTTCTAAGGTATATGCTGAATATGAAAATATAATACTGCCTGAATCAACAGTATTAATAGTTGGTAAATTAGAAAGCAGTGGCGATGAAATTAAACTTCACGCCGAAGAAGCTTATCCTTTATCAGAAGTTAGAAATAAACTTACCAAGAAAATTTTAATAACTATCGATCCGGCAATTCATGAGATACTGCATATAAAAAAATTAAAAAAGATATTTGAATACAACGAGGGCAATATTCCAGTATTTGTAAGAGTTAAAGAAAATGGTTCTTACAGAGATTTTTACATTGAATATTACAAAGTAAAATTAACAGATGAATTTATATCTGAAGTGATAGAGTTGATTGGAATAGAATACATAAAATTGCTGGCAAATTAATTCTTTCAATAAATTTTATAGTGTTGCATTATAAAGGTGCAAATCAGGTATTACTACAATTTGATATATATTTTCGTTTTGTTAAGTTTGGCATTACTAAAAAAAATAATTAGGATATAAAAAATGGAAAAAAGATGGGCTCTAATTCTTGGTGCTTCAAGTGGATTTGGAGGAGCCTCTGCTGTTGAACTTGCAAAAGCAGGCTATAATATATTTGGCGTCCATTTAGATAGACAAGCTACTATGCCAATTGTTAATCAAATAATAAAAGAAATAGAAAAGACGGGTCAACAAGCAGTTTTTTTCAATATAAATGCTGCTGATCCTATTAAACGAAATGATATTCTTGACGAAATCAAAGAAAGATTTATTGATAAAGACAAATCACTTATCCATGTACTAATTCATTCCTTAGCTTTTGGAACATTGAAGCCATATATTTCAAAAAAACCCGAGGAATGTATTACACCAGCACAAATGTCAATGACCCTAGATGTAATGGCCCATTCTTTAGTTTATTGGACTCAAGGGTTGGTCCAAAGAGATTTATTGGCAAAAAATGGACGTATTTTTGCATTAACTAGTGCTGGCTCTCATACTGTGATTCCATACTATGGAGCGGTATCTGCAGCTAAAGCTGCGCTCGAAGCTCATATCAGACAATTAACAGTAGAGTTAGGTGGTATGGGTGTAACATGCAATGCTATAATGGCTGGCGTAACAGACACCCCAGCCTTAAGAAAAATTCCTGGCAACGAAAAAATGTTAAGTTCTGCTAAACTTAAAAATCCTGGAGGTAGATTAACAACCCCGGAGGATGTAGCAAAAGCAATCGTCTTGCTTTGCAGTGAAAAAGCGGCTTGGATTTCCGGTAATACTATTGGTGTTGATGGTGGTGAGTATATTGTAAATTATACAGGTGAAAAAGTATGCAAGCAAATAAAATAGATGGGTTGAATAATGACCGAATTCTCCTTTACAGAAGAACAACAAATGCTGCGCGAAATGGTGCGCAGTTTTGTAAACAACGAAATTAAACCTATAGCAAGCAAAATTGATCAAGAAGAAAAAATACCTAAAAATTTAATTGAAAAGTTAGCAGAACTTGGTATACTAGGTGTTGCTTTCCCAGAAGAGTATGGTGGCGGCGGCTTCGGTGAAGTGGGTTATTGTATAGTACAAGAGGAAATTGCAAGAGGATGTCTTTCAACTGCAACTTTCATTGGTGCACATCAATCAATCGGGGCTAATGTAATTTATCTAGGCGGGAATGAAGAGCAAAAAAAGAAATATTTGGTTCCGCTGGCTAAAGGAGAAAAAATAGGTGCTTTTTGCTTAACAGAAGCTCAAGCTGGTTCAGATTCTTTTAATCTAAAAACTAGAGCATATTTAGATGGCAACGAATGGGTATTAAATGGAGAAAAGCTCTGGATTACAAACGGCGGTATTGCTAATATTGTTTCAGTCTTTGCAAGAACAGAAAAGGGAATTAGCGCCTTTATCGTTGAAACTGATAGACCGGGTTTTTATGCCGGTCCACCAGAAAAGAAAATGGGTATTAAAGGTAGTACTACCAACCCAATTACATTTGATAATGTGAGAATTCCTAAAGAAAATTTGGTTGGGGTTGAAGGAAGAGGATTTTTGCTTGCTATGAAAACACTTGATGCTGGCAGACTTGGGCTTGGTGCAGCTTGCATTGGGGCAGCTAAAGAATTATTGGAACTATCAACTCAATATGCAAAACAAAGAAAGCAATTCGACCAAAGCATAAGCAATTTTCAAGCAATACAATTTATGTTAGCTGAAATGGCAAGTTTAATTTATTGTATGGAGTCAATTGTTTATCGTACTGCTGTAGATTATGACCTTAAAAAAAATATTTCAAGACAATCTGCAATTGTAAAACTTTTCTGCTCTGAATCTTTAGATAAAATTGCTGATTATGCGGTACAAATTCATGGCGGCATGGGATATTCACGCGAATTGCCAATTGAAAGATTTTACCGTGATTCAAGAATTAACCGAATTTTTGAAGGTACTAATGAAATTCAAAAAGGAATAATTGCAAGAGAAGTATTGAAAAAAAACGGAGTATTATAAAAAAGAAAGGAGAACACATCAAATGAAACCATTAACATTTACAGACGATAATTTTGAAAATGAGGTTATTAAATCCGATAAACCAGTTATAATAGATTTTTGGGCTGAGTGGTGCGGACCATGCAGAATGATTGCTCCTATTATCGAAGAACTTGCAGCTGAATACGACGGTAAAGTAAAAGTAGGCAAACTAGATGTTGATGAAAATCAACAAACTGCAATAAAGTACGGCGTAAGAAGTATTCCTACTGTTTTGTTTATCAAAGATGGACAAGTTAAAGACACTATAATTGGCGCTGTACCTAAGTCAATGTTCATTGATAAATTGCAAAAACTAATCTAAATATTTTGCTTCGAATTGTAAGTCGATTTTTAATTAACATGCTTTATATTTCTTTTTGCTTAATAAAAAACTTTCTATCTAACTAATAATTGGAAAAATGAAGAAAAGAATTCTAATCCCAGAAGAAATAAGCAGTCATTTAATAAATAACCTTTCGGCAGATTTTTCAATTGATTACCAGCCCAAGTTTACTGCTAAGGAAATTCTAGAGGTTATTGGAAACTATAATATTGTTATAGTAAGAAGCAAAACTAAAATTACCTCGGAGATAATTAATGCCGGGAAAAATTTAGAATTAATTTGTAGAGCAGGAACGGGGGTAGACAATATTGATGTTGAGGCTGCGACCCGAAGAGGAATTCCAGTTATGAACACACCAGGTGGAAATACTATAGCCGCTACTGAACATACTATGGCTTTAATTCTTTCACTATGCAGACATGTGCCGCAAGCTAATATTTCTCTGAAAAGTGGAAAATGGGAACGCAGCAAATTTAATGGAACAGAACTCTATGGCAAAACTATAGGAATTATTGGATTGGGGAAAATTGGTAGAGAAGTGGCGCTAAGAGCAAAATCATTCGGCATGAGTGTAATTGGTTATGACCCATTAATTTCTAAAGAAGTAGCTGACCAGTTTGAAGTAGAACTATGCGATTATGAAAAATTAATTTCTTCATCTGACATAATAACATTACATATTCCTTTGACTGATGATACAAAAAATATAATATCTGCAAGTACAATCAATAAGCTGAAGGATGGTGTGAAAATTATTAACTGTGCAAGAGGAGGATTGGTGGATGAAAAAGCAGTATTAGATGGCTTGAATAGCGGTAAAATTTCCGGCGCAGCTTTTGATGTTTATACTGAAGAGCCTCCCAAAAATTTAGAACTGATAAATCATCCAAAAGTCGTTGCAACTCCCCACCTTGGCGCATCAACAGAAGAAGCCCAAGAAAAAATTGCAATCCAACTGACAGAACAAATTAAAGCTTGGCTGTACAACGGCAAATTAGAAGGATGTGTGAACGCAATTAATCTAAAGTACATTAATGATGAAAAGGTAAAGCCTTTTTTAGAGCTTGCTGAAAAAATTGGCATAATTCATTCACAAATTCTTAAAGGAAATTTTGTGAAGGTAATGTTGAACTGCTATGGGAGCTTTTTATCTAAGTACCTTTATGTAATTAAAGCAGCATATCTAAAAGGATTAATCCAAAATTTAGCTTCGCCGCCAATTAATTATATAAACTCTATTTTGATTGCTTCCGAGATGGGACTTTCTGTTGAAGAAAAAATTCTGCCAGCAGATAAAATTTACTCAACTTTATTTTCTGCTACTGTTGTTACTAATAGTGAAAGCTTAACTATCTCCGGCACTGTTATGCTTAATAATAATTCACTGATTACAGCAATTGGAGATTATCACTCAGAGATAAAGCCTGAAGGGAACTTGCTGCTCTATTATAATCAAGATAAACCGGGTGTCCTCTCTAAGGTGAGTGCAGTCTTGGCAAGTTTTAATATTAATATAGCAGGTTTAAGTCTAAGTCGACTTGGTAAAGGTTTAGATGCAATGACCATCATAAACACTGATGAAGTTGTAGAACAAAATGTAATTAATGAATTGATGAAAGTTGAAGAAATTAGAAAGATTTATTCTATAAGATTCTCTTAACGCTAATAATTTTTAAGAAAATAACTAAGGTAATCCACAAAGTGGTGAATTCTCAAAGGTTGAATTTCTGAAGGAGAGGATATTTTACTAAGGTTGGAGGAAAAAGACTAAGGTTTTTACAAGGGAAGATAGTTTGGGTAAGAAACATTGTATAGCCTTAGTAAAAGGATTGAGTTATCAGCACAACTAACCTTAGTAACAAAACAATACTCTGAAAGAATTAACCTTATTAGCTTATAAAAGAGGGAGGTTTGAGTAATAAGGTAACCCACAAAGCGGTGAATTCTCAAAGGTTGAGCATCTGCGAAGATTAGGCATGTTTATGAAGAGAGAGAATTTATGAAAAGGATTAAACAAATATAAAAAC
Protein-coding sequences here:
- a CDS encoding enoyl-ACP reductase codes for the protein MEKRWALILGASSGFGGASAVELAKAGYNIFGVHLDRQATMPIVNQIIKEIEKTGQQAVFFNINAADPIKRNDILDEIKERFIDKDKSLIHVLIHSLAFGTLKPYISKKPEECITPAQMSMTLDVMAHSLVYWTQGLVQRDLLAKNGRIFALTSAGSHTVIPYYGAVSAAKAALEAHIRQLTVELGGMGVTCNAIMAGVTDTPALRKIPGNEKMLSSAKLKNPGGRLTTPEDVAKAIVLLCSEKAAWISGNTIGVDGGEYIVNYTGEKVCKQIK
- the serA gene encoding phosphoglycerate dehydrogenase, whose amino-acid sequence is MKKRILIPEEISSHLINNLSADFSIDYQPKFTAKEILEVIGNYNIVIVRSKTKITSEIINAGKNLELICRAGTGVDNIDVEAATRRGIPVMNTPGGNTIAATEHTMALILSLCRHVPQANISLKSGKWERSKFNGTELYGKTIGIIGLGKIGREVALRAKSFGMSVIGYDPLISKEVADQFEVELCDYEKLISSSDIITLHIPLTDDTKNIISASTINKLKDGVKIINCARGGLVDEKAVLDGLNSGKISGAAFDVYTEEPPKNLELINHPKVVATPHLGASTEEAQEKIAIQLTEQIKAWLYNGKLEGCVNAINLKYINDEKVKPFLELAEKIGIIHSQILKGNFVKVMLNCYGSFLSKYLYVIKAAYLKGLIQNLASPPINYINSILIASEMGLSVEEKILPADKIYSTLFSATVVTNSESLTISGTVMLNNNSLITAIGDYHSEIKPEGNLLLYYNQDKPGVLSKVSAVLASFNINIAGLSLSRLGKGLDAMTIINTDEVVEQNVINELMKVEEIRKIYSIRFS
- a CDS encoding acyl-CoA dehydrogenase family protein, which encodes MTEFSFTEEQQMLREMVRSFVNNEIKPIASKIDQEEKIPKNLIEKLAELGILGVAFPEEYGGGGFGEVGYCIVQEEIARGCLSTATFIGAHQSIGANVIYLGGNEEQKKKYLVPLAKGEKIGAFCLTEAQAGSDSFNLKTRAYLDGNEWVLNGEKLWITNGGIANIVSVFARTEKGISAFIVETDRPGFYAGPPEKKMGIKGSTTNPITFDNVRIPKENLVGVEGRGFLLAMKTLDAGRLGLGAACIGAAKELLELSTQYAKQRKQFDQSISNFQAIQFMLAEMASLIYCMESIVYRTAVDYDLKKNISRQSAIVKLFCSESLDKIADYAVQIHGGMGYSRELPIERFYRDSRINRIFEGTNEIQKGIIAREVLKKNGVL